A region of Flavobacteriales bacterium DNA encodes the following proteins:
- a CDS encoding efflux RND transporter periplasmic adaptor subunit, with the protein MNNTRKKIVLIALGTLILGILLGRMMNGGAEKTATEQTDNVQSTSEWTCSMHPQIRQAEPGDCPICGMDLIPVSSDSEDESSAMDIRMSPTAMQLADVRTMIVGNDTASMDLRLNGKVQVDERKVHSQSSHISGRLEELNIDFIGERVRKGAQVGRVYSPELVTTQEELLEADRLKADYPQLLDAARSKLSNWKMSDVQIDAILEQGEASGTLPIYADQGGVVLKK; encoded by the coding sequence ATGAATAACACAAGAAAAAAGATCGTTCTCATTGCCTTGGGCACCTTGATTCTCGGGATTCTGCTGGGCAGAATGATGAATGGAGGAGCGGAGAAGACCGCAACGGAACAAACAGATAATGTACAGAGCACCAGCGAGTGGACATGCTCAATGCATCCACAGATCAGGCAAGCGGAGCCAGGAGATTGCCCTATATGTGGTATGGACCTCATACCGGTCAGTTCGGATTCAGAGGATGAAAGCTCGGCCATGGACATTCGCATGTCGCCCACAGCTATGCAACTGGCCGATGTGCGTACCATGATCGTGGGAAACGACACAGCCAGCATGGACTTACGCTTGAATGGCAAGGTGCAGGTCGATGAGCGTAAAGTACACTCCCAGAGCAGCCATATCTCCGGTCGCTTGGAGGAACTGAACATCGATTTCATTGGAGAACGGGTGCGTAAAGGAGCGCAAGTCGGGCGCGTCTATTCTCCCGAACTTGTGACGACTCAGGAAGAATTGCTGGAGGCGGATCGACTAAAAGCGGACTATCCTCAACTCCTTGATGCCGCGCGCTCCAAGCTGAGCAACTGGAAGATGAGCGATGTGCAGATCGATGCGATATTGGAGCAAGGTGAAGCCAGCGGCACCTTGCCTATCTATGCCGATCAAGGGGGTGTGGTCTTGAAGAAGAA